GGAAAAAGTTCCCGCTGTTAAACGATCGGGATCAGTTTCTTCTTCAATAACTAAAGCCAAGTTTTTGTAAAATTATTATTTAGTCTCTCAATAGTAACTTAAAAGATAGTTGCTATAAAACACAGTAAGTCAAGCATATAATAAAATCATATAGCATATAACTAATGATTTAGTTTGAAAACTAAGATATTAGTTATATGTTTGCTTTATAATCATGATAAAAAGATGGCTAATACAAAGCAGGCGTACGGAACAAATTGAACGGTAAAAATTTTAAAGTATTAACCTGTAAATCTTAAAAAATCATGGAAGCAAAAAAACTTAAAAAAGTAGATCTTGAAAACAAGCGAAACATGTTTTTTCTTATTGGCCTGGTAGTGTCGCTCGGACTAACACTTGTGGCGTTTGAATGGACGACAAAACCGGCAAAAGCAGAATCCTTAGGTAGTATTCAATCGCTGGAAGTGGAGGAGGAAATTATTCCAATAACGCGAGAGCAGGAAATAAAACCGCCACCGCCGCCACCGCCACCAAAAATTGTTGAGATTTTAAACATTGTAGATGATAATGTGGAGATTGAACAGGAACTGGAAATTGAGGATTCAGAAGCTGATGAAGAAACGGTAATTGATGTGCAACCTCTTATCGAAACCACTGATGAGCAGGAGGAAGTAACGGATGAAATCTTCATAATTGTAGAAGAAACTCCTGAATTTCCGGGAGGAACAAGGGCATTATACCAATACATAAGCAGCCATGTTCGGTACCCGGTAATTGCACAGGAAAATGGCATTCAAGGAAAAGTGTATGTGAAATTTGTAGTTGACGAGGTGGGGAATGTAAGTAATGCTGAAGTTTTACGACCTGTTGAAGACTCGCTGGATAAAGAGGCCTTGCGTGTTATAAATAGTTTGCCACGTTTTAAACCCGGTAAACAACGCGGCAAACCGGTTAAAGTGTACTACAATGCCCAAATTACTTTTCAACTGCAATAAAAACTACTGATTATTAATTATTTAAATTATATGACATGAAAAATTTAGCATTTATTATTTTATGCATTGCAATGGCAAGCAATGTGCTGGCTCAGGAGAAGATA
Above is a genomic segment from uncultured Draconibacterium sp. containing:
- a CDS encoding energy transducer TonB — encoded protein: MEAKKLKKVDLENKRNMFFLIGLVVSLGLTLVAFEWTTKPAKAESLGSIQSLEVEEEIIPITREQEIKPPPPPPPPKIVEILNIVDDNVEIEQELEIEDSEADEETVIDVQPLIETTDEQEEVTDEIFIIVEETPEFPGGTRALYQYISSHVRYPVIAQENGIQGKVYVKFVVDEVGNVSNAEVLRPVEDSLDKEALRVINSLPRFKPGKQRGKPVKVYYNAQITFQLQ